One window of Brachybacterium ginsengisoli genomic DNA carries:
- a CDS encoding DUF3040 domain-containing protein, translating to MPLSEHEQKMLDEMERQLFADDPRLARAFAPKASPRRSGRRILIGLGAVVVGLGVLVLAVSIPAIWLGVIAFIGMLAGAVYAVTAPGGSSQGTGTGDGGGGGGSGPEVPTGDDGGTFMRKMEERWEKRTGDDPRY from the coding sequence ATGCCGCTGTCTGAACACGAGCAGAAGATGCTCGACGAGATGGAGCGTCAGCTCTTCGCTGACGATCCGCGCCTCGCACGAGCGTTCGCGCCGAAGGCGTCGCCACGGCGCAGCGGGCGTCGGATCCTCATCGGCCTGGGAGCCGTCGTCGTGGGCCTCGGGGTCCTCGTGCTGGCGGTGAGCATCCCGGCCATCTGGCTCGGCGTGATCGCCTTCATCGGCATGCTGGCCGGTGCGGTGTACGCGGTCACGGCGCCCGGCGGCTCATCACAGGGCACGGGAACCGGCGACGGTGGTGGCGGCGGTGGATCCGGACCGGAGGTCCCCACCGGGGACGACGGCGGAACCTTCATGCGCAAGATGGAAGAGCGCTGGGAGAAGCGCACCGGGGACGACCCCCGCTACTGA
- a CDS encoding cold-shock protein, whose protein sequence is MAQGSVKWFNAEKGYGFIEIDGGGADVFVHHSKIDMDGYRALDEGQRVEFEVSQGDKGPQAEQVRPV, encoded by the coding sequence ATGGCACAGGGCTCGGTCAAGTGGTTCAACGCCGAAAAGGGCTACGGATTCATCGAGATCGACGGAGGCGGCGCAGACGTCTTCGTGCATCACAGCAAGATCGACATGGACGGCTACCGCGCCCTCGACGAGGGTCAGCGAGTGGAGTTCGAGGTCAGCCAGGGCGACAAGGGGCCGCAGGCCGAGCAGGTTCGTCCCGTCTGA
- the nrdR gene encoding transcriptional regulator NrdR, whose translation MHCPFCRHPDSRVVDSRTSDDGATIRRRRQCPNCSRRFSTSETASLSVLKRSGVSEPFSRAKVISGVRKACQGRPVSDDQLAMLAQRVEESIRSSGQAEIDAHQVGLSILQPLQELDVVAYLRFASVYQGFDTLEDFESAIARLRAEAKQNGESVPESAG comes from the coding sequence ATGCACTGCCCGTTCTGCCGCCACCCCGACTCCCGCGTCGTCGACTCGCGCACGTCCGACGACGGTGCGACGATCCGCCGTCGCCGGCAGTGCCCGAACTGCTCCCGCCGCTTCTCGACCTCGGAGACAGCCTCCCTCTCCGTCCTCAAGCGCTCCGGCGTCAGCGAGCCGTTCAGCCGGGCCAAGGTGATCTCCGGGGTCCGCAAGGCGTGCCAGGGACGGCCGGTCAGCGATGATCAGCTGGCGATGCTGGCCCAGCGGGTCGAGGAGAGCATCCGCTCCAGCGGCCAGGCCGAGATCGACGCCCATCAGGTGGGGCTGTCGATCCTGCAGCCGCTCCAGGAGCTGGACGTCGTCGCCTATCTGCGCTTCGCGAGCGTCTATCAGGGCTTCGACACCCTCGAGGACTTCGAGTCGGCGATCGCGCGTCTCCGCGCCGAGGCCAAGCAGAACGGGGAGTCGGTCCCCGAGTCGGCGGGCTGA
- a CDS encoding ATP-dependent DNA helicase, with product MTAPTEHPAAPAAGDIPLSTFMDAAVSAIGGSPRQGQQTMAEAVDLAMSGGRHLLVQAGTGTGKSLAYLVPAMRHALVSGRPVVISTATIALQSQIVRKDLPRLVEALAPHLPRIPTFALLKGRANYLCKHKIAGGYPVDIEPGALFAEASTDPARDGGERLGAQVRRLREWAEQTDSGDRDSLEDAVSDRAWRQVSVTGTQCIGSSCPMVEDCFAERSREIAREVDVVVTNHALLAIDAFDNHGIIPEHDVVVFDEAHDLSTRVTSAVTDVLTPGMLRGTVRDLRGLGVAGTALDDASEELREALELAPDGRVIGDLPERLADAVTQLRVEARTAHSDAKDAGDDSSAGARKTVRANLQEIIDVCERLSAPGEDDVVSISHSQATGRSSIQVAPLSVAAAMRGAILEDRTAVLTSATLALGGRFEPAAGEVGLARAARMAPEEIPPLEDANAWAGLDVGSPFEYRRQGILYTASHLPQPGRDGPSPAMLDHLTELVEASRGGALCLFSSRRGAELAAEHVRARLDLTIAVQGEDSMTNLVRTFREEEDASLFGTLTLWQGVDVSGRSLRLVTIDRIPFPRPDDPLTAARQERIGRRGGNGFMSISAQHAALLLAQGAGRLIRADADRGMVAVLDPRLSTARYGGFLRESMPPLWPTTDPEVALAALRRLAEA from the coding sequence ATGACCGCCCCGACCGAGCACCCCGCCGCCCCCGCGGCGGGGGACATCCCCCTGTCCACCTTTATGGATGCGGCGGTGTCCGCCATCGGCGGCTCTCCCCGGCAGGGGCAGCAGACGATGGCCGAGGCCGTCGACCTGGCGATGTCCGGCGGCCGGCACCTGCTCGTGCAGGCGGGCACCGGCACCGGCAAGTCCCTCGCCTATCTCGTCCCGGCGATGCGTCATGCCCTGGTCAGCGGGCGGCCGGTGGTGATCTCGACCGCCACGATCGCGCTGCAGTCGCAGATCGTGCGCAAGGATCTCCCGCGCCTGGTCGAGGCGCTCGCCCCGCATCTTCCCCGCATTCCCACCTTCGCCCTGCTCAAGGGGCGCGCGAACTATCTGTGCAAGCACAAGATCGCCGGCGGCTACCCGGTGGACATCGAGCCCGGCGCGCTCTTCGCGGAGGCCTCCACGGATCCTGCTCGGGACGGCGGAGAACGGCTGGGTGCCCAGGTGCGGCGGCTGCGGGAATGGGCCGAGCAGACGGACAGCGGTGATCGGGACTCGCTCGAGGATGCGGTCTCCGATCGCGCCTGGCGCCAGGTCTCGGTGACCGGCACCCAGTGCATCGGCAGCAGCTGCCCCATGGTCGAGGACTGCTTCGCCGAGCGCAGCCGGGAGATCGCCAGGGAGGTCGACGTGGTGGTCACCAACCATGCGCTGCTCGCGATCGACGCCTTCGACAACCACGGCATCATCCCCGAGCACGATGTGGTGGTCTTCGACGAGGCGCACGACCTCTCCACCCGCGTGACGAGCGCGGTCACCGATGTGCTCACTCCCGGGATGCTGCGCGGGACCGTTCGCGATCTGCGCGGCCTGGGCGTCGCCGGAACCGCCCTGGACGACGCCTCGGAGGAGCTGCGGGAGGCCCTCGAGCTCGCTCCGGACGGCCGCGTCATCGGCGATCTGCCCGAGCGTCTGGCGGACGCCGTCACCCAGCTGCGCGTCGAGGCGCGCACCGCCCACTCCGATGCCAAGGATGCCGGCGACGACTCCTCCGCCGGGGCCCGCAAGACGGTCCGGGCGAACCTGCAGGAGATCATCGACGTCTGCGAGCGACTCTCGGCGCCGGGGGAGGACGATGTCGTCTCGATATCGCATTCTCAGGCCACGGGACGTTCGAGCATCCAGGTCGCGCCCCTCAGCGTCGCCGCCGCGATGCGCGGGGCGATCCTCGAGGACCGCACAGCCGTGCTGACCTCCGCCACCCTCGCCCTCGGCGGTCGCTTCGAGCCCGCTGCGGGCGAGGTGGGGCTGGCCCGCGCCGCGCGCATGGCTCCCGAGGAGATCCCGCCGCTGGAGGACGCGAACGCGTGGGCCGGCCTCGACGTGGGCAGTCCCTTCGAGTACCGGCGCCAGGGAATCCTCTACACCGCGAGTCATCTGCCGCAGCCCGGTCGGGACGGTCCCTCGCCGGCGATGCTGGACCATCTCACCGAGCTCGTCGAGGCCTCCCGCGGGGGAGCGCTGTGCCTGTTCTCCTCGCGGCGCGGCGCCGAGCTCGCGGCCGAGCACGTCCGCGCCCGCCTGGATCTCACCATCGCCGTGCAGGGCGAGGACTCGATGACGAATCTGGTGCGCACCTTCCGCGAGGAGGAGGACGCGAGCCTCTTCGGAACCCTCACCCTGTGGCAGGGCGTGGACGTGTCGGGACGGTCGCTGCGGCTGGTCACCATCGACCGGATCCCGTTCCCGCGCCCCGACGACCCGCTGACGGCCGCGCGCCAGGAGAGGATCGGCCGCCGGGGCGGGAACGGCTTCATGTCGATCTCCGCGCAGCACGCCGCCCTGCTGCTCGCCCAGGGCGCCGGGCGCCTGATCCGCGCGGACGCGGACCGCGGGATGGTCGCGGTGCTCGACCCGCGCCTGTCGACCGCTCGCTATGGAGGGTTCCTGCGCGAGTCGATGCCGCCGCTGTGGCCGACCACGGATCCCGAGGTCGCCCTGGCGGCGCTGCGCCGCCTCGCCGAGGCCTGA
- a CDS encoding PAC2 family protein: MRDPRDLYRFESTEVLEAVPRGGLTLVHSLPGMVDAGNACRIAATYLRDELRHLRLVSFDTDELIDYRGARPQATFDGTSFTEVELPELTLSLMYDEQDHPFLFLDGPEPDLQWGRLSEAIIDLVEYFDVERVVSMQGVPMAVPHTRPIGLFAHANDPSLLGRPGARASPAPGTVPELDEEGTAELVIPAAFSTLLEHRLGRAGHPAMGYAAQIPHYLARTDFPAGALALLRRVSEAAGLDLPLVHLGDLTDAATVALQGSLEQNAEVRQIVSALEEQYDSLSDGEDTSPLATTMDLPTADEIGEHFERFLADHDGDFPEDPPPR, from the coding sequence ATGCGAGACCCTCGTGACCTGTATCGGTTCGAGTCGACCGAGGTCCTGGAGGCGGTGCCGCGCGGGGGGCTGACCCTCGTGCACTCCCTGCCCGGGATGGTCGACGCCGGCAACGCGTGCCGGATCGCCGCCACCTATCTGCGCGACGAGCTGCGCCACCTCCGTCTGGTCTCCTTCGACACCGATGAGCTGATCGACTATCGCGGCGCCCGCCCCCAGGCGACCTTCGACGGCACCTCCTTCACCGAGGTGGAGCTGCCCGAGCTCACGCTCTCCCTGATGTACGACGAGCAGGACCATCCCTTCCTCTTCCTCGACGGCCCGGAGCCGGACCTGCAGTGGGGCCGGCTCTCCGAGGCGATCATCGACCTCGTGGAGTACTTCGACGTCGAGCGGGTGGTCAGCATGCAGGGCGTGCCGATGGCCGTGCCCCACACCCGGCCGATCGGTCTGTTCGCGCATGCCAACGACCCCTCCCTGCTGGGCCGGCCCGGCGCTCGGGCCTCCCCGGCTCCCGGCACCGTCCCCGAGCTCGACGAGGAGGGGACCGCCGAGCTGGTGATCCCCGCCGCCTTCAGCACTTTGCTGGAGCATCGGCTGGGCAGGGCCGGTCACCCGGCGATGGGCTACGCGGCGCAGATCCCGCACTACCTGGCCCGGACGGATTTCCCGGCGGGAGCCCTGGCGCTCCTGCGCCGCGTCAGCGAGGCCGCCGGCCTCGACCTGCCGCTGGTCCACCTCGGGGACCTCACCGATGCGGCCACCGTGGCGCTGCAGGGCTCCCTCGAGCAGAACGCGGAGGTGCGCCAGATCGTCAGCGCCCTCGAGGAGCAGTACGACTCGCTGAGCGACGGCGAGGACACCTCACCCCTCGCGACCACGATGGACCTCCCGACCGCGGACGAGATCGGCGAGCACTTCGAGCGCTTCCTGGCCGATCACGACGGTGACTTCCCGGAGGATCCTCCGCCGCGCTGA
- a CDS encoding spermidine synthase, giving the protein MSRRDRSRRAAFEHLGPLDTLIPISTGSARLTTESDGSVLLDVNGAPSSHLHPDPEHLVFEYMRWMLLVIDRHLEERAAPSTDGDGSSGAPQLAHLGGGGCSLPRAIAARHPRTRQIVVEIDALLAEQVRVWFDLPRSPQLRLRTEDALSALVSWREDRFDVLVRDVFSGTLTPPELTTVETAAHADRVLRDGGIYLANCAAPQGSGLMADEVATLSQVFPHVGVIAEPAHLSGKRRGNCVLLASRRPLPEAIDRDLRSDAVSVRLARRPQVEALARAGRVLQAH; this is encoded by the coding sequence ATGTCCCGCCGCGACCGCTCGCGCCGTGCTGCCTTCGAGCACCTCGGCCCACTCGACACCCTGATCCCCATCTCCACCGGCTCGGCCAGGCTGACAACGGAGAGCGACGGGTCCGTGCTGCTGGACGTCAACGGTGCCCCCTCCTCCCATCTGCACCCCGACCCCGAGCATCTGGTGTTCGAGTACATGCGCTGGATGCTGCTGGTGATCGACCGACACCTCGAGGAGAGAGCGGCCCCCTCGACCGACGGCGACGGCTCCTCGGGCGCTCCGCAGCTCGCGCACCTGGGCGGCGGCGGCTGCTCGCTGCCGCGGGCGATCGCCGCCCGCCATCCCCGCACCCGGCAGATCGTGGTCGAGATCGACGCGCTGCTCGCCGAACAGGTGCGGGTCTGGTTCGATCTCCCCCGCTCCCCGCAGCTGCGGCTGCGCACCGAGGATGCGCTCAGTGCGCTCGTGTCCTGGCGTGAGGATCGGTTCGACGTCCTGGTCCGCGACGTCTTCAGCGGCACGCTGACCCCTCCCGAGCTCACCACCGTCGAGACGGCCGCGCATGCGGACAGGGTTCTCCGGGACGGAGGGATCTACCTGGCGAACTGCGCTGCACCACAGGGCAGCGGACTGATGGCCGACGAGGTCGCCACGCTCTCGCAGGTGTTCCCCCACGTCGGCGTCATCGCCGAGCCCGCCCATCTCTCCGGGAAGCGTCGGGGCAACTGCGTCCTGCTGGCCTCCCGCCGACCGCTCCCCGAGGCCATCGATCGGGATCTGCGCTCGGACGCGGTCTCCGTGCGGCTGGCCCGCCGGCCGCAGGTCGAGGCCCTCGCCCGTGCGGGACGGGTGCTGCAGGCGCACTGA
- the dinB gene encoding DNA polymerase IV, translated as MDVRVDMVEEIPGILHLDMDAFFASVEVRDDPSLQGLPVVVGGAGARGVVAAASYPARTRGIRSAMPMATARRLAPDLVIVPPRIDHYRRISQSVMAVLGDVVADIEQISVDEAFLDVRGARRLFGGPEQIAELLRRRIREELGLPSSVGGSVSRAVAKIASAQAKPDGMLIVPAGRTAEFLAPLPVSVISGIGPKAQDSLARLGVRTIGQLREIPRSALTRALGPRAPEIAALAEGSDRTGLGQRTRDRSLGTERTWDEDLTDAGEVRRRITQMADDVARQLRRGGFVARTVVLKLRASDGTTITRSSTLDQPTASGERLREQVVSLWERESPTMPRIRLAGVRASHLEPAAGTAVQSELSARSAGWQDLEAAMDQALERFGSRSLGRGSTYPAAASGGDRAGASDRTESPEPTGAPDRTAAPGSARGRGAAPAQRPDPDPAPLADQESPSLFPSPLPRGRERR; from the coding sequence ATGGACGTGCGTGTGGACATGGTCGAGGAGATCCCGGGGATCCTGCACCTGGACATGGATGCCTTCTTCGCCTCCGTCGAGGTCAGGGACGATCCGAGCCTGCAGGGCCTGCCGGTGGTGGTCGGCGGTGCCGGGGCACGCGGCGTCGTGGCCGCCGCCAGCTATCCCGCACGCACCCGGGGGATCCGCTCGGCGATGCCGATGGCGACGGCGCGCCGTCTGGCCCCCGATCTCGTCATCGTGCCGCCTCGGATCGATCACTACCGTCGCATCTCGCAGAGCGTGATGGCGGTGCTGGGGGACGTGGTCGCCGACATCGAGCAGATCAGCGTCGACGAGGCCTTCCTCGACGTGCGCGGCGCCCGAAGGCTGTTCGGCGGACCCGAGCAGATCGCCGAGCTGCTGCGGCGGCGGATCCGGGAGGAGCTGGGCCTGCCCAGCTCGGTCGGCGGGTCCGTCTCGCGTGCGGTCGCCAAGATCGCCTCCGCGCAGGCGAAGCCCGACGGCATGCTCATCGTCCCGGCCGGGCGCACGGCCGAGTTCCTCGCCCCGCTGCCGGTCTCGGTGATCTCCGGCATCGGACCCAAGGCACAGGATTCGCTCGCCCGCCTGGGGGTGCGCACCATCGGCCAGCTCCGGGAGATCCCGCGCTCTGCGCTGACCCGTGCTCTCGGGCCGCGAGCGCCCGAGATCGCCGCGCTCGCCGAGGGCAGCGACCGGACAGGGCTCGGGCAGCGCACCCGCGACAGGTCGCTGGGGACCGAGCGCACCTGGGACGAGGACCTCACCGACGCGGGGGAGGTGCGTCGGCGCATCACCCAGATGGCCGACGACGTCGCCCGTCAGCTGCGCCGTGGAGGCTTCGTGGCTCGGACGGTGGTGCTGAAGCTGCGTGCCTCGGACGGCACCACGATCACCCGCTCCTCGACCCTCGATCAGCCCACCGCGAGCGGTGAGCGACTGCGGGAGCAGGTGGTCTCCCTCTGGGAGCGGGAGAGCCCCACGATGCCTCGGATCCGGCTGGCCGGTGTGCGGGCGTCGCACCTCGAGCCGGCTGCGGGGACCGCCGTGCAGTCCGAGCTCTCCGCCCGGTCGGCGGGCTGGCAGGACCTGGAGGCGGCGATGGACCAGGCGCTCGAGCGCTTCGGATCGCGGAGCCTGGGCAGAGGGTCCACATATCCCGCGGCGGCTTCAGGAGGGGATCGAGCCGGCGCGTCCGACCGGACAGAGTCCCCGGAGCCGACCGGAGCTCCTGACCGGACCGCTGCTCCAGGGTCCGCGCGGGGCCGCGGCGCCGCGCCGGCTCAGCGCCCCGACCCCGACCCGGCGCCGCTCGCCGATCAGGAGTCGCCGTCCCTGTTCCCGAGTCCTCTCCCCAGAGGTCGCGAGCGGAGATGA
- a CDS encoding SAV_6107 family HEPN domain-containing protein, translating into MTRTMTRRGTVSAQIVSSTRTVRLRLARLDQDQADLDRARDLLHQGRMLMDSDPRGAFELIHRAALRGAGVLVSRANRERRRALPLNVWTALERLGGEDAERAEELGPLVHERARLDRDASAMPDPALLSGHLEGTAAHLEAVARRLLEDLPTHPGELVEAG; encoded by the coding sequence ATGACCCGCACGATGACCCGCCGAGGAACGGTCTCGGCACAGATCGTCTCCAGCACGCGCACCGTCCGTCTGCGCCTGGCGCGCCTCGACCAGGATCAGGCGGATCTCGACCGTGCCCGGGATCTGCTGCACCAGGGGCGGATGCTCATGGACAGCGATCCGCGGGGAGCCTTCGAGCTGATCCACCGCGCGGCGCTGCGCGGAGCCGGAGTGCTGGTGTCACGGGCGAACCGCGAGCGGCGGCGCGCCCTGCCGCTGAACGTGTGGACCGCCCTCGAGCGCCTCGGCGGGGAGGATGCCGAACGTGCGGAGGAGCTCGGCCCGCTTGTCCACGAACGCGCGCGGCTGGATCGGGACGCCTCCGCGATGCCCGATCCGGCACTGCTCAGCGGCCATCTCGAGGGGACGGCGGCGCATCTCGAGGCGGTCGCCCGTCGCCTGCTCGAGGATCTGCCCACTCATCCCGGTGAGCTGGTCGAGGCGGGCTGA
- a CDS encoding LysM peptidoglycan-binding domain-containing protein, translating to MRTDTATLLPFPAQESTRDGAAPRARVRLEPTRRGRALLTAAAFVLGLIVAAAVLLVVALPALAGTEGDQPVTITVQDGDTLWGYAEQYAPEGMGAQEYVAELRAENQLPTGRVTAGQQIELPVLEDSAR from the coding sequence ATGCGTACCGATACCGCCACGCTGCTTCCCTTCCCGGCGCAGGAGTCGACCCGTGATGGGGCCGCTCCTCGAGCGCGCGTTCGACTCGAACCGACCCGTCGCGGTCGCGCGCTGCTGACCGCCGCCGCCTTCGTGCTCGGCCTGATCGTGGCCGCCGCCGTGCTGCTCGTCGTCGCGCTCCCGGCGCTCGCGGGCACCGAGGGCGATCAGCCCGTCACGATCACCGTCCAGGACGGCGACACCCTCTGGGGCTATGCCGAGCAGTACGCCCCCGAGGGCATGGGCGCCCAGGAGTACGTCGCCGAGCTGCGTGCCGAGAACCAGCTGCCCACCGGTCGCGTCACCGCAGGCCAGCAGATCGAGCTGCCCGTCCTGGAGGACTCCGCCCGCTGA
- a CDS encoding HelD family protein, which translates to MDDAEEQIAREIAREQTYADRLYRRLDELIVQVEGNLDQIQGSQHASTHQNRSERDSFMALYEDRLALLRSVSHSLVFGRLDMDDAARHYIGRIGLFTPDREQLLVDWRAPAAAAFYRATSTDRLSVRLRRHLINRGRTVTGLEDDVLDQSVLEDPDHDVVLQGEGALLAAVSGRRTGRMGDIVATIQGEQDRIIRSENRGVLVVQGGPGTGKTAVALHRAAYLLYTHRRRLEHTGVLIMAPTPGFLRYIERVLPSLGESGVVMLTPGELFPGVETFRHDEDAVARVKGDLAMAELIQNAVKQRQVVPRNDLRFRIDGTPITLTRDQIRAARREARATHKPHNAARAVFVRAAMDRLVESYERALKAQGSTIIPEDRPDLLADLRGDAEVKRALNLAWLPYTPQGFLRILLSRPDRLRAAAPRSLVDTVDLLVRPKDAPWTVEDVPLLDEVAELLGEDSAPAEARARDDAERRRADVEYARKVIENIDSSGIIRAEDLADQVRHVRDGRTLAERASSERSWTYGHVVVDEAQEHSPMSWRALMRRAPTKSFTVVGDVAQTSSAGGTDSWSAALAPYIQDRLQVEHLTVNYRTPSRIMDRAVAMAQAHDLPVTAVSSVREGDRDPLIERTTATELTARTTDAVAAVHEERLGRIAVIAAQERVDALAAALRSRSGLPSVGAGSAGVDDEIAVMTAQDAKGLEFDAVVLVEPAELIAAHGAGDLYVAMSRSTQHLGVVHAQVLPAGIAG; encoded by the coding sequence GTGGACGACGCTGAAGAACAGATCGCCCGGGAGATCGCACGCGAGCAGACGTACGCAGACCGTCTCTATCGACGGTTAGACGAACTGATCGTCCAGGTCGAGGGCAATCTCGATCAGATCCAGGGATCGCAGCACGCCTCGACGCATCAGAACCGCTCCGAGCGGGACTCCTTCATGGCGCTGTACGAGGACCGGCTCGCGCTGCTGCGCTCGGTCTCCCACAGCCTCGTGTTCGGCCGGCTCGACATGGATGATGCCGCGCGCCACTACATCGGTCGCATCGGGCTGTTCACCCCGGATCGGGAGCAGCTGCTCGTGGACTGGCGAGCACCTGCGGCCGCCGCCTTCTATCGCGCCACCAGCACGGATCGGCTCTCCGTGCGGCTGCGACGGCACCTGATCAATCGGGGGCGCACGGTGACGGGCCTCGAGGACGACGTGCTGGACCAGTCCGTGCTCGAGGATCCGGATCATGACGTGGTGCTCCAGGGCGAGGGGGCTCTCCTGGCCGCGGTCTCCGGCCGGCGCACCGGACGCATGGGCGACATCGTCGCGACCATCCAGGGCGAGCAGGACCGCATCATCCGCTCCGAGAACCGCGGCGTGCTGGTGGTCCAGGGCGGCCCCGGAACCGGAAAGACCGCAGTGGCCCTGCACCGGGCGGCCTATCTCCTGTACACCCACCGACGTCGCCTCGAGCACACGGGCGTGCTGATCATGGCCCCCACGCCCGGCTTCCTCCGCTACATCGAGCGGGTGCTGCCCAGCCTCGGCGAGTCCGGGGTCGTGATGCTCACCCCCGGCGAGCTCTTCCCGGGGGTCGAGACGTTCCGGCACGACGAGGACGCAGTGGCGCGTGTGAAGGGCGACCTCGCGATGGCCGAGCTGATCCAGAACGCGGTCAAGCAGCGTCAGGTGGTCCCCCGGAACGATCTCCGCTTCCGCATCGACGGCACGCCGATCACTCTCACGCGGGATCAGATCCGCGCCGCGCGACGCGAGGCACGAGCCACCCACAAGCCGCACAACGCCGCCCGAGCCGTCTTCGTGCGCGCCGCGATGGATCGCCTGGTGGAGAGCTACGAGCGCGCCCTGAAGGCACAGGGGAGCACCATCATCCCCGAGGACCGCCCGGACCTGCTCGCGGATCTCCGGGGCGACGCCGAGGTGAAGCGGGCCCTGAACCTGGCCTGGCTCCCCTACACCCCGCAGGGCTTCCTGCGGATCCTCCTGTCCCGGCCGGACCGTCTCCGGGCGGCCGCCCCGCGATCCCTCGTGGACACGGTCGATCTGCTGGTGCGCCCCAAGGACGCGCCCTGGACGGTGGAGGACGTCCCGCTGCTGGACGAGGTCGCCGAGCTGCTGGGCGAGGACTCCGCCCCGGCGGAGGCGCGAGCCCGGGACGACGCCGAGCGACGACGTGCGGACGTCGAGTACGCCCGGAAGGTCATCGAGAACATCGACAGCTCGGGGATCATCCGCGCGGAGGATCTCGCCGATCAGGTGCGCCATGTGCGCGACGGCCGCACGCTCGCCGAGCGCGCCTCCTCGGAGCGCAGCTGGACCTACGGGCACGTGGTGGTCGACGAGGCGCAGGAGCATTCGCCCATGAGCTGGCGCGCGCTCATGCGGCGCGCGCCCACCAAGTCCTTCACGGTGGTGGGCGACGTCGCCCAGACCTCCTCCGCCGGCGGCACCGACTCCTGGTCGGCCGCCCTCGCCCCGTACATCCAGGACCGTCTCCAGGTCGAGCACCTCACCGTCAACTACCGCACCCCGAGCCGGATCATGGACCGGGCCGTGGCGATGGCACAGGCGCACGACCTGCCGGTGACCGCGGTGAGCTCCGTCCGAGAGGGCGACCGCGACCCACTGATCGAGCGGACCACGGCCACTGAGCTCACGGCACGCACGACCGATGCCGTGGCGGCAGTGCATGAGGAGCGTCTGGGTCGGATCGCCGTCATCGCGGCGCAGGAGCGGGTCGACGCCCTCGCCGCGGCCCTGCGATCACGCAGCGGCCTGCCCTCGGTGGGCGCGGGCTCCGCGGGGGTGGACGACGAGATCGCCGTGATGACCGCCCAGGACGCCAAGGGCCTCGAGTTCGACGCGGTGGTGCTCGTGGAGCCGGCCGAGCTGATCGCCGCCCACGGCGCCGGCGACCTCTATGTCGCGATGAGCCGTTCCACCCAGCATCTCGGTGTGGTCCACGCCCAGGTGCTGCCTGCCGGCATCGCCGGGTGA
- the lexA gene encoding transcriptional repressor LexA: MTPSTPKPIPLREDAPSDERTSGLTRRQRLILETINDAVATHGYPPTMREIGDAVGLTSSSSVAHQLQSLERKGFLRRDPKRPRAMEVVMPDADDTPAPPSSAPEPEIIPNSVTVPLVGRIAAGVPITAEEQVEDVFTLPQRLVGDGDLFLLQVVGESMIDAAICDGDWVVVRSQNTAEKGEIVAAMIDGEATVKTFVQRDDHVWLMPHNPSFAPILGDHAEILGKVVAVLRAV; encoded by the coding sequence ATGACGCCGAGCACCCCCAAGCCGATTCCGCTGCGCGAGGATGCTCCGTCCGACGAGCGCACCTCGGGGCTCACGCGGCGCCAGCGGCTCATCCTCGAGACGATCAACGACGCGGTGGCCACCCACGGCTACCCCCCCACGATGCGCGAGATCGGCGACGCGGTCGGCCTGACCTCCTCGTCCTCCGTCGCGCACCAGCTGCAGTCCCTCGAGCGCAAGGGGTTCCTGCGGCGCGACCCGAAGCGCCCGCGGGCGATGGAGGTCGTCATGCCCGATGCGGACGACACCCCGGCTCCCCCGTCCTCCGCCCCGGAGCCCGAGATCATCCCGAACTCCGTGACGGTCCCTCTGGTGGGCAGGATCGCCGCCGGCGTCCCGATCACCGCCGAGGAGCAGGTCGAGGATGTCTTCACCCTCCCCCAGCGCCTCGTGGGCGACGGCGACCTCTTCCTTCTCCAGGTGGTCGGCGAGTCGATGATCGACGCGGCCATCTGCGATGGCGACTGGGTGGTCGTGCGCTCCCAGAACACCGCCGAGAAGGGCGAGATCGTGGCGGCGATGATCGACGGCGAGGCCACGGTCAAGACCTTCGTCCAGCGCGACGACCACGTCTGGCTGATGCCGCACAATCCGTCGTTCGCCCCGATCCTCGGCGATCACGCCGAGATCCTCGGCAAGGTCGTGGCGGTGCTGCGAGCGGTCTGA